In the Dromaius novaehollandiae isolate bDroNov1 unplaced genomic scaffold, bDroNov1.hap1 HAP1_SCAFFOLD_27, whole genome shotgun sequence genome, ttactggagtgcatgaacatgatgctgccaattaataagaaaggaaaaaaaatattcagcaatggtAAAACTGTGTGAATTTTTTGAAGAGgattttttgtcagttatcacattGAGTAATTTTTTGAGAAGGTTTCAACTTAcgactagaatctccttttgaGGGTTAATTCATTTGACCacacagagaggctgttgctgcctgagatgccctgggatagctgtgttcccacatggtgatggagattttggaggcaactcctatgggaccttagcttgtcattaagAAAAGTATCTCAAAACTACTCAGTTGagaaaacctatttccctccattgactagaaagggaagtcccgacagctgggttagacagagacatctgcactgatagggtctggcatggggtgagatcagcctcctccctgttgtcccctaaaatgaagttgcacttcactgactgtgcagggaatgtAAAGGACATGTGGCTAGATGTTTtcgggactcctttaaaaggtcacagtaacacaggtatgttgagatttgtgcaaatttggccatctaAAAATAGACGAAGGTAGATATTAAGACaaagttttaaagcaaagaaatgttttgttatactttccaacttttcatttttttgtgttcttattgtctgtcttaaattgtttcagtatactagtcttctggggagattatgcattatctttttttctgaaaaggaaagtgattttcagaactggggtgtgatgcagtcacagggtcatggatttctGGTGCCActtcaggtgccctggtcccctctgcccaccctcctctgcagctccaaggggctccggtctcccgcaggtcccctgtgagagctgccaggccccggcaggtgcctcagagacaccggggcctctccaagtgccactgggtgcttgtggttggacacctgagctctgcctggaaagatgaagaactgttctcaacattaaaaaaaaaacaaaaagaagagagagagagagagaacattttcatcagctgaaaggactgaataattctaaatatctgttttttcccatgatgtcgtaatggaaattttgaggaagggtgtGAATCTCAGGAgtagaaatgttgatctgccccttgacttgcattaccactgctctgtctgttatgctgtgacTTTAACTTCCCTaatgtttcacctatttccacGTGCCCTGTTTAATTTGATCATTTCGGAAGTCAATTTTGCCTCAGACAATCCCGGCATATGCACTctccatagttttccagtcttcctcctccccttgctctttatcattcagatgcctctcaactctccagttgctgctttaagcttctgggagtctaaagcttgcctcatctttcaaaAGTCTAATTGTGTTTTCAACCacctccttcactgtgtgtctatccacccgttcctatctatttgtgaagaacatttcaaggatgGTTATTCCTGGCAGACTGTGGACCTCGCTGAAGACAACTTGGACTTGAAaaacagttgaggagtgtattttatttcttataataCTGGatcaagtttatttttctttgatcacaattaagacaaatccttctgtgtctttttGTAGCTAGCTCTCTacagaaagcaggtgggaattggtgcacatcagctgtaacattcagctacagccttgagtggaaaaaggttagattttaccaagagtgctctaagtccccagtggctgatgagagaaatggcagggctggggaggtggggaggaatcttttccatggatgtctgacctcaaggatgctgcttttcctacatgtccagacttcattaggagacactctggatcagtatcagttggagaatgtggatatcactctagcttgtaagctgaaaaataaggaaaaatttaaaagctgaaatcctttcttttctttctttctttttttttatttttttgatgctcattgaaatcttcctcttgtaaatacactcctgaaacctctccaattagccacacaagaattgaagagctgaagaaaattatggaaagaagCATGGCTTCTgaggggtttttgcattttaatgagccccatggtgtttTTGATGCTTAGCCCATGAACCTCCGATGCTGAGACtgaacagacttctcaagaattaaagtcataagccaagtttccaagtttctcGGAGCGTTAacgggtcccactgagggccattaccaagaaagcctccccaggggctgattagagcagaaagttggaggccctgattgcaggtaggcaaaggcaacgtgcaggtggctctgatgccaagtcacctggatgtgtgttatcaagcagaatggccaagccccatggccagcccctgggtagggtgatcctttccctcccaTGTTGCTCAAGGCTCTTGCTGAGGGCAGTGTGCGGGTAGGGGAGGTGCGCAATGCCTTGTACAGGACGCGATACAGCTCCGTGGAGGCGAGGAGGCAGcgaggccacagtgctgtaaggaaacatcatcttctcataggcctctgtggcagagacactagccatagccaagaggacaaagacctcagttctgttggaggctttcagccttggcattgccctcggtcatctccaccacaggctgtcctaagctgtcccaaagctgcacctctttccctgcagcctgtagacacccaaaattcttccccaccttgctttcactgcacgatctccccacctttactgacgtccctctgtccttgctggctgctccttgaaacacaaagccggggctgatcacagagtccctctgggtgtcctggtgcACCACAGCAgtaccctacaagtgacattcttgttacatgaagtgcagtctgaacctctccagatgcaaGTTGTGGCTCTTATGCTGCCTCCCagtaccaagaaaagctccatcatctctgaaaccactcTGTCACAGGAAGTCACAGGCAACTACCATGTTGGCCTTATCCTCCACttcagcagcccaggtccctcaacctctccatacaggccatgtgcctCAGGCTCCcagccccatcttggcagacctcctctggaccctctgcAGTTGCtcccccattcctccagcactgggcagcccacactgcgacacactgttccagacgtggccacagcagttctgagtcgagggggataagaagtgcccttgcctgggtggccatgctcttcctaatgcagtcctgtatgcagctggattCATTTGTGGCGAGCatgcatcactggctcatatggcattgctcgtAACATCCATAGCCTTCTCCTCGGGGTCACTCTtctgctggtcaggtctctgcTTATCCTGATGCACGtattgttctgccccactgatgagcctttcaaacaggacaggatgtggggtatactcctgcataacccacctttacctggctttctttttctgctcactgggacctcccctgatctccacaagctttccaagatgacagagagcagccttgctgtcatagcagccagctctttccatgtccatggatgccagccatccaatcccatagacttctatgggttgagttctagagacttaggcactgtGCATTCGtattctcctcaggactcctgactcgaggcacaacagctcaggagaccctgtgggtgaaggctgcagccaggaagggCTTGGCTTCCCCAAACctatctacatctgcttttacaagaatccctgcccctttcagcagggagcccacatctccttgtttattcttttactgtcactgaagcagtagcagctcttcttcctgtccttcacatcccctgcaagtgtccctgtcccaggggagctttggcttccttaacaccatccctactttgctggacaatgtttctaAAGGCCTCCTTTGCaacctctgccttcttcccctatCCCAAGCTGGGCCCCAGAGATGTCTACCAGCTTTACAGACTGTTCGTGTGGAGCATCCTTGTGCCTGATGGATGTTGTCCTTagtgacctgctggctttcctgagctcctctgcccttcagagctgcctcctttggtccatcccatggaatagttccatacatccaagctgcctcttcacacatagggcatgccCTTCCTGATgatccctggtggtctctcctgaagaacttgcatccTGCCACTGaagactccagtcatgcgagtgatcccactacatctcagtttctgcaaccatgtggcactcctgtgacagcttgtgcatctccatttactcctggctgcaccccaggctgcatgtgtttgcatatgcgttggcttcagcacctcagctgtggtgccgactgaagatttGTTACAGATAAACAGGTTACCAAGGACCTTGCGTATGCCaaggctttgattggaagtggtgacacgctggcatggatagcaggtggcaatgtaatggtgaaaggaggttccccctaagaaagcaaactctgcagtgccccaggccagggcgataaacagagctgggctgtgcaggaatgccaggagaggtgtttgctgcctgagctgactctgcagcaccattggacctgtgacagacttcttcaactaatctccaggaaggacaaggtgccactgaagaagtccctcagCCTGGACATCCTTTGATCCAGTGACCCTGAGgccatcattagcccagtccctgctcatatcatctggaagggtgagaagaggttcaggggaggacagctagaagggtttgagagtgcagaggctagagtggagaccttggtgtgatgtgcctctcccatttacgaaatacacttggatgcagacagtagagactgtgCCTGAAGACAgtgttggagattcatttgtttggggacAGATGacaaacccaagatgccctggggcacttgcccagcagcgaCTCCAAAGGgacatggttttcctgaatgtgccatgctgtatgtgatagagacgtggttgtgctggactcctcaggcatctgacatggccctgctggcctatttctatgtcattaaattaagcgtctgcactgaattagattacctgcttgtaacattggaatctgcttgtgtctcagcttcctagtgagtggggctctagttgtagtaagcatctggggtcatttcagatggccagggaaattccccacctggcccccacctggtgCTCCGGAAGGATGCGGGTCTCCCAGTTGTTCTAtcacagcaagcagacactgcacatgcctcggaccacctctgttgtttcaaatgtcaccaggtgtcaccagctaactgactcccaccctccatctccagtgattgcaatgggagtgtagacaaggagctcccGTGCAGACCTCTCTATTGCgcacacttcaacttgggaagaggaatctcagctcctgtgtgtttgtggagttcatgggagcgatctgaatcccactgcagcccaggggcttttaaacaggcatgaatgcccagactcatctgaatgaaaacctgaaccatgtgtccatgagctccctccttgtccccatccaggtgtcctgcctagttaagagatgggaataggggcttccagagttgGTCATTTCCACCTGTCATagatgaaataagttgcaatgttggaatcagtttctctccactctttagagaaggacaataggtgattatttcagtctacctgagtgaacatttcccagaaggagggagcacaagggacagagacggtcaggctcctgggacagagggagctcatggcaacctggcagcactgcccagacacagctgtgtgcaggagcagctcctctgccgagagcagcagggctgcgggcactgcctgctgctgctgacatgagctgagagaaggcagagagaagtggaaggcagtgtggagtgggaggacagaggagagctccttgtgggagaaatcttcacagcccttgacacggtaagtctctgagTGTAGAacaatattattgaggttccaggaggggtcttctaaacccagtCCATCCCCTGAATTGCTCTCCCAGTTCCTCCAGTGCATAGGAGGAGGggggggtgctgcagagcaggaattccctgctgcactgtcacagggacaggggatcctgctaccttcttccaggggtggctgcagggctgtgaagcctgggtgtgcacccaggtctgccctgggctgtaattcagagcagtgtcctctgccccagggtgctgtgtggccaaggcagtgactctgccgcctgcgagggtcagcactcagcctgcccggggagcagcTGACAGTGctctggggagaagctctgggttggaggagagacccccggcagggcaggttccttctcctgctgagagggtgctgcgtgggtcagggctgctcacagctctagcttaccttgagcacattcctgaggggacttttcaagagggagcTCAGGGCAAGGGTTCCTTGCAAGGGAAGCAGCTTCCCTTTTAGggtgtgtgctttcagttccctcatttttgcaaggagacaaaaggaaagagttttccgctttgacaaagaactgggacccctaaaccttcactctcagagatcagtaggtctgtgaaaAAACATAAGAAGTCCCTTCATCCTCACCCAGCCTACAGACAGCGTCGTCATCACCTTTATGGCATTATCAGGGTTTATGTGACATGCTCCTTAGGACATTTGAGCACAGCAAtgcccctggccagtgccctgtcccaggaggtttctgtagagcagaactgagcacacagagggtggaacAGGGTCTGGGAAAAGACGTTAGGACAGAGAaaaagctgccagcagggacagctccaggcagcagagttgggcagggaatgagagggagctgctaacagaatcatcctgggagaatggatttgggcaagtcatggtgtGTCCCTCTGCTGCAGATAGCTTCCTCGGAGCAAGCTCCCCATgtttcctctcccacccagcagagcctctgccctgacagtcatggggtccagggcatgagccccctcctctgcagccagatctctggcagaggagaggagcctctctcctgccacaggcccatgTTGTCCTGTCCAACAAATGTGGCCATCTGCAAGGGGGCATGTCCAGCGGGGCAAGGTTAAAGCTTTCccaagtgcctgtctgtctctgtctccttgtctgccttggcagcagcatcataatgttgctctttgtttccccagctgtccatgctgctcccatTTCTCTCTTGGGCCCTCTGGGGTTGTGGGGGTTTcggctgcagttcagacaccaacactgcaagttggggaacagcggggtctgcatgggagtgagctgtccccagcctccttgaaacctgtgagactacagaaaagggaccctgtggggctggggaatgagCTGACCTTACCATGCTCTTCATCACTGTCTCCATGTCTGGCCggagagagaagaaattggaACTCTTCTCTTAAAACCTGAAGCCCTCCCCTCTCAGCTCAGTCCAGTTGCTTTCTGAGAGGAACGTCTGAGTGTGATTGTCCTTTGGttgagagaggtgcaagcacaggtgaGTGAGGGGCAAGACTCCTTGATAGACCACATCCCGGGACTCTGTACAAAGTCATAGcaagcccttttttcccccttgcgaTGCACAAGGGCTCATGCTGAGAGCAATCAAATTGCCAAAGATTTCTGCCCGCTCAAAGAATGCTTCCATGGTGAGagggaggcatctaaaaactaaatCCATCTATGACTAGATCTCTGCTGCAGGTCATTTCTTGTAAAAAAATAGGTGTCTAAAAGTGGAACAGCTCTTCCACATAAGAGGTGGACATAAtcagctgcaggatgtgtgcatcagagctagtcacttcCCATTCCCACTGCAGTGCCTGGACCACAGATGGTAAATAGACCTGAGGAGAGGATCTATCTCATTGGGACAGAGGCATCTAGAAAGGGTCAGGTCAGCCCCCCCTTCACTcacctctttctctccattgcttGAGCAGGATTTGGTGTGACTGATTCAGATATAGACACCTCTGTTCATGAGAGCAAGGTTGGGAGAGATGAATCCctctcaagggtcttctctttcagagagagctggcatgagaactgtattcatctctcattcTGTTAAATAGAGAATATTTCCACTGTGTCCCTGGACCAAGTCCCCTTTCTGTATGTCATGGCAATCATTTTGTGGTATCCCACCAAATATGTGGGGCTGACTGACATCTCCATTTCCATCCTCTAGCAGAGcagaactgactcctctggagaacATGGGCAGAGGCCGCCACACTGCATGTCATGTTCAGTCAGCATGAACCACAGCTCCAGACAGAGTGCTGAATGaatgtaaggtacagagaaaatgtgAGGATTTCTGTTACAAATGGAATGGTTTTGGttcagagaagactgctgtaacttgtctctgtcttttcccccagagccaagtgggagcaaatgcccaacagcagctccttcaacgagttcctcctcttggggtttgcagacacacgggagctgcagctcttgcacttctcgctctttctgggcatctacctggctgccctcctgggcaacagcctcatcatcacagctataGCCTGCAACCatcacctccacacccccatgtacttcttcctcctcagcctctccctcctcgacctcggctcTATCTCCGCCatggtccccaaatccatggccaattccctgtggaacatcagggccatttcctactcaggatgtgctgcccaggtcttcctgtttttcttcctctttggaggagagtattatctcctcactgtcatggcctatgaccgctacattgccatctgcagacccctgcactatgggaccctcatgggcagcagagcttgtgtcaaaatggcagcagctgcctgggccagtggttttctctatggtCTCCTacacactgctaatacattttcaataccactctgccaaggcaacacagtggaccagttcttctgtgaagttccccaaatcctcaagctctcctgctcagactcctacctcagggaacttggccttcttgtggttagtgcctgcttattctttgggtgttttgttttcattgtggtatcctacgtgcagatcttcactgctgtgctgaggatcccctctgagcagggccggcacaaagccttttccatgtgcctcccgcacctggctgtggtctccctgtttctcagcactggcatgtttgcctacctgaagcccccctccctctcctccccagctctggatctggtggtggctgttctgtactcggtggtgcctccagcagtcaaccccctcatctacagcatgaggaacaaggagctcaaggaggcactgaggaaactgattcaactggtactatttcagcagcaataagctgcccacctctcttcacaagtcatttccagtttatctcaggcagctcttttgttttgcacattctatctgtgttactcatgtttgtgcacaaatgtttgaatgcatcccacttctccagagat is a window encoding:
- the LOC135326409 gene encoding olfactory receptor 14A16-like, giving the protein MAYDRYIAICRPLHYGTLMGSRACVKMAAAAWASGFLYGLLHTANTFSIPLCQGNTVDQFFCEVPQILKLSCSDSYLRELGLLVVSACLFFGCFVFIVVSYVQIFTAVLRIPSEQGRHKAFSMCLPHLAVVSLFLSTGMFAYLKPPSLSSPALDLVVAVLYSVVPPAVNPLIY